AACCGGTCCGCGCGCACACGCCCGTCCACACCAGAAGTCCGGCGCCGAACAGCGCGAACGCCACACCGGCGAATGCCTCGGGTCCACTCTCCATGCGGGCAGCCTGGCACCCCGGGGCGGCATCCCGGCGAACGCCGGATGAACGGCGTCCGCATGTCGCCCGCCGCTCCCCCGTCCGCCTCAGCCGTCCGCGGCCACCGGCTCCAGGAACCCCTGCTCGACCAGCATCCGGATCGAAGCCGGGGTGCGGTCCCGCAGCAGGACCGGGTCCTCGCCGACGAGTTGGGCGATGGCGTCCAGAATCCGCCCGGCGGGCAGCGAGCCGTCGCACACCCCGGCGAAGCCGGCGCCGACCGTGTCCACCTTCGTGGCCCGCCGCATACCGCGGTGCTGACGCAGCACCACATGCTCCGGGTCCTCCGCCCCGGGCAGCCCGACCTGCTCCTGGACCACCTCGTCGGCGAGCCGGAAATGGCCGGCCAGCAGCGCCGCGTCGTCCGTGGCCCGCAGATAGTCCTGGCGGTCGAAGTGCCGTACGACCGACTCCCCCAGCGGCTGCTCGACCGGGTGCGGCCACTCCTCGACCGTGATGGAGGGGGTGTCCGAACCGGACTTGCGCAGCGTGATCCATCCAAAGCCGATGGCCTTGGTCTTGCGCGCCTCGAACTCGTCGAGCCAGGCGTCGTAGCGCGCGGTGTACGCCTCCTCGCCCGCCCGGTGATCGCCCGCGTCGCGCAGCCACAGCTCGGCGTACTGGGTGATGTCCTGGACCTCGCGCTGCACGATCCAGGCGTCGCAGCCGCGCGGCACCCAGGACCGCAGCCGGTCGTGCCACTCCTCGCCCGCCACATGCTGCCAATTGGCCAGCAGCTGGCAGTAGCCGCCGTCGTTGAGATGCGCGGCGGACTGCTGGACGAGCGTCCGGCACAGGTCGTCGCCGCCCATGCCGCCGTCCCGGTAGGTGAGGCGGGCGCCCGGCGAGATCACGAACGGCGGGTTGGACACGATCAGGTCGTACGTCTCGTCACCGACCGGCTCGAACAGCGAGCCCTCCCGCAGGTCCGCCGCCTCCGCCCCGGAGAGCGCCAGCGTCAGCGCGGCGACCCGCAGCGCCCGGGGGTTGAGGTCGGTGGCCGTGACGCGGGTGGCGTGCTGGGCGGCATGCAGCGCCTGGATGCCGGAGCCCGTACCGAGGTCGAGCGCCTTGGCGACTGGCCGGCGCACGGTGAGCCCGGCCAGGGTCGTGGACGCACCGCCGACGCCGAGCACCAGCTGTGCCCGGTCCGCCTCCCCGACGCCCCGGATACCGCCGGCCCCGCCGACCGCGCAGCCCAGGTCGGAGACGATCCACCAGTCCTGCCCCTCGGGGCCGCCGTACGGGCGCACGTCCACACTGGCGCGCAGCTCGTCGCCGTCCTGCACCAGCCAGCCGTCGGTGAGGCAGTCCGCGACCGGCAGCGCGGTCTGCGCCTGCCGCAGCTCCACCGGGCGCTGCAGCAGGAACAGCCGCACCAGGGTCTCCAGCGGGCTGTCGCCGCGCGTCGCCCGCAGGGCGGGGACGGTCTCACTGCGGGCCAGCGCGGCATAGGCGGGCGCGCCGAGCAGCTCCAGCAGCCCGTCGGCGGTGAAGGCGGCGGCCAGCAGCGCCTCGCGCAGCCGGGCCGTGCGGGCGTTGCTCTCGGGGTCCTGGGCATCTGCGGTGGGGAGGTGCGTACTCACGCCCACCATTGTCGGGCCTGCCACTGACAAACGGCGACGGCCCGGCGCCACGCCCTTCCCGGGCGCGTCGCCGGGCCGTCGGAGCCGTTGCCGGTTCGCGGATGCCGCGGCTCACCGGCTGGGCCGGCTCCCCTGGCCGCTACGACTTCGGGGACTGCGTGGGCGCCGGGGCACCGGACGCGGCGGGGTTCTGGCAGCCCTTCTGGGCGGCCATCGCCGTGCCGACGTCACCGGCCTCGAGGTTCTTGAAGGCTGCCTCGCTCTGCTTGTTGAGCTTGTTGATGCCGCTGGAGAGGTCGCGCAGACCGTCCGCGAACTTGAGCTTGTCCTTGGTGTCGAGGCTGTCGACCTGCTTCTGGAGGTCCGCGTAGCCCTTGGAGAGCGAGTTGAGCTCCTTGACGGCGTTCTGCTGGGCCTGCTTGCCCTGGTCGGTCGGCGGGGGACCGGCCTTCTCCAGGGACTTGGCCAGCGAGGCGTAGGCGCTGGAAATCTTCTGGAAGGCGGCCGAGTCGGTCTGCTGGACCTTTTTGGAGTCCGTGCTGCCGTTGTCGGCCGTCTGCATGGCGCCGTTGGCGTCCTGGATCTTCTTGAACTGAGCCTGCGCAGGGTCGCAGAAACTCTTCGCCCAGTCATTGAGCTTCTTGTTGCTGTCGTCGCTGCAGCCGGTCAGCGCGAGCACCAGTGCGGCACCGCCGGACAGTGCAGCCACAAGCTTCTTGTTCACCGGATTGGTCCCTTCCATGGCTCTCGGCCCCGGAACATACACGTCCAAACGGCCTGGGCGACCGGTCGGGCATCCCGCCCTGCCCTCATTGCAGCCATTTGCACCAAGGACCGCAGGGCCACCCGGGCACGCGGAGGGCGGGTGGCCGGCGCCTGCAAAATACGCCGTCCACCCGCCCAGTTGAGCGGTCCGCGAGCCCTGTTGGTGGTCCTTTGCGGCTAGGACGCCACCGCCGTCTTGGCTGACTTGGCGATGGTTTCCGGATCTTCGGAGTTGTCTTCGTCACCCACGGCGATTCCGCGCCGCTTGGAGACGTAGACCGCACCGACGATGACGGCGATCGCCAGCACCGAGACCACGAGCCGGACGCCGGTGCTCTTGTCCTGGCCGTATGAGAACTTGACCACAGCAGGTGCGATCAGGAGCGCCACCAGGTTCATGACCTTCAGCAGCGGGTTGATCGCCGGGCCGGCGGTATCCTTGAACGGGTCACCGACGGTGTCGCCGATGACCGTCGCGGCATGCGCCTCGCTGCCCTTGCCGCCGTGGTGCCCGTCCTCGACCAGCTTCTTGGCGTTGTCCCACGCGCCACCGGAGTTGGCGAGGAAGACCGCCATCAGCGTGCCGGTGCCGATCGCACCCGCCAGGAACGAGCCGAGCGCGCCGACGCCGAGCGAGAAGCCGACCGCGATCGGGGTGAGCACGGCCAGCAGCCCGGGAGTGGCCAGCTCACGCAGCGCGTCCTTGGTGCAGATGTCCACGACCCGCCCGTACTCGGGCTTCTCGCTGTAGTCCATGATCCCGGGGTGCTCCCGGAACTGCCGGCGCACCTCGAAGACCACCGCTCCCGCCGACCGCGACACCGCGTTGATCGCCAGCCCGGAGAACAGGAAGACGACCGAGGCGCCGAGGATCAGCCCGACGAGGTTGTTGGGCTGCGAGATGTCCAGGCTGAGGCCCATCCCGGAGGCGGCGTTGCCGACCTCCCGTACGGCGGTGGCGATCGCGTCCCGGTACGAGCCGAAGAGCGCGGCCGCGGCCAGTACGGCCGTCGCGATGGCGATGCCCTTGGTGATGGCCTTGGTCGTGTTGCCGACCGCGTCCAGGTCGGTGAGCACCTGCGCGCCGTCACCGGTGACATCGCCGGACATCTCGGCGATGCCCTGCGCGTTGTCGGAGACCGGACCGAAGGTGTCCATCGCCACGATCACGCCGACGGTGGTCAGCAGACCGGTACCGGCGAGCGCCACCGCGAACAGCGCCAGCATGATGGAGGCGCCGCCCAGCAGGAACGCTCCGTAGACGGCCAGGCCGATCAGCACCGCCGAGTAGACGGCCGACTCCAGGCCGATCGAGATACCGGAGAGCACGACGGTGGCCGGGCCGGTCAGCGAGGTCTTCCCGATGTCCCGCACGGGCCGCCGGTTGGTCTCGGTGAAGTAGCCGGTCAGCTGCTGGATCAGCGCGGCCAGCACGATGCCGATGGCGACCGCCACCAGCGCCAGCATCCGCGGGTCGCCGCTGGTGCTCAGGATCTCGACGTCGGTGACGCCCTTCAGGCCCTGGTAGCTGGACGGCAGGTAGGCGAACACGGCGACGGCCACCAGGACCAGCGAGATGCCCGCGGAGATGAAGAAGCCGCGGTTGATGGCCGTCATGCCGCTGCGGTCGCTGCGCCGGGGCGCGACCACGAAGATGCCGATCATCGCGGTGAGCACACCGATGGCCGGAACCAGCAGCGGGAAGGCGAGCCCGGCGTCGCCGAAGGCCGCCATGCCCAGGATGAGCGCGGCAACCAGGGTCACCGCGTACGACTCGAAGAGGTCGGCGGCCATACCCGCGCAGTCACCGACGTTGTCGCCCACGTTGTCCGCGATGGTCGCGGCGTTGCGCGGGTCGTCCTCGGGGATGCCCTGCTCGACCTTCCCGACGAGGTCGGCGCCGACGTCCGCGGCCTTGGTGAAGATGCCGCCGCCGACCCTCATGAACATCGCGATCAGCGCGGCGCCGAGGCCGAAGCCCTCCAGCACCTTGGGCGCGTCGACCGCGTACACGAGCACCACGCAGGAGGCACCGAGCAGGCCCAGCCCCACGGTGAACATTCCGACGACGCCACCGGTACGGAATGCGATCTTCATGGCCTTGTGAGAGACGGCCGTAAGATCCCTTTCCCGGGTATCGCCCTCTTGCGGAGTGGCTTCCCGGGCGGCCGCCGCAACGCGCACATTGCTGCGTACGGCGAGCCACATGCCGATATAGCCGGTGGCCGCCGAGAATCCGGCGCCGATCAAGAAGAAGGCGCTGCGTCCGGCGCGCTGCGTCCAATCGTCCGCAGGCAGCAGCATGAGCAGGAAGAACACCACGACGGCGAATACGCCGAGAGTCCGCAACTGCCGTGCCAGGTAGGCATTTGCGCCTTCCTGCACGGCCGCCGCGATCTTCTTCATACTGTCGGTTCCCTCACCGGCCGCGAGCACTTGGCGGACCAGCACCGCCGCGACTGCCAGCGCCGCCAGGGCGACCGCGGCGATCACCAGCACGATGACGCGGTTGCCCGCCGTAAGTGACGGCCCGGCCAGAAAAGTGGGGGTGTCAAGCAACTGAGGGGTGTAAGGCCCCGCCATTCGTCCTCCTTGACGTTTGGCACATGGGCGCGCGGAAGCACGCTCAGGCGTCCTGAGCAAGATGTGGACGGATTGTAGGGAGCCGCGGTTGATCAAAACAGTACGCGTCAAAGGGAATTCGCCGGTAGCGGCGAAGATCAAAAGGCCGACGCGCTACGGAATTCGCCCGGACGAAGGAAAGCAGCGAATTCGCTGACCACTGCCCGATGATCTCTCTGTCGTACTGATCGCCCGTGGATCGCCCGCTGATCGCCGCTGCTCAAGGACGCCGCCCCGGAGCCCGGGCCGATTGAGGCGTGCGGGACACCGGAGAGAATTGTTCCACCCCACTACGGCCGAACGGGTGACCCGGGGCGCGCGGACCGCTCCCCGCCACCCGATGAAGAGCCGTCAGATCGAGTCCGGATCGCAACGCATGAGACGGGAGCGGAGACCAGGGCCGGCCGGTAGGGCTCCCCGGTTCGTGCCCGGTGATGACGGTCCGGGGCACCGTCGGGTCGCGCAGTCACACGGGGTGCACGGGACGCACAGGACGCACGGGCCGACACACGTCGGTGTGCACGGGGTCAGGGCCATCAAGAGCCATCAGGGGCGCCCCGGAGTCATCCCAGGGCCGGAGCCCGGTAGAACGCCGTATGGACGCCTCTCCGGCGACCTCACGACCGGGCCCGGCGCCACTGCCGTGACCGAGCCCGCCACAGCCGCCGTCAGCGCCCTGGGGGCATAGGTGCGTGGAGAGTCCGGGGTGTCAGTGCGTGGAGAGTCCGGGGCGTCAGTGCGTGGAGAGTCCGGGGACGTGACGGCTCGTGCCGCGTCACCTACGGACAGCGCGGCTCGGAGGCGTCCCGCTGACGGGCCACCGGAGCGCTACGGCAGGACCGCAGCCGTCGTGGTGGGCCAGGTCATGCGGATCAGTCCGCCGTCCTTGCCGGCGGTCACCTCGACATCGTCGACCAGCCCGCTGATCACGGCGAGGCCCATCTCGTCCTCGCCTTCGGCATCGCTC
This genomic stretch from Streptomyces nigrescens harbors:
- a CDS encoding DUF7059 domain-containing protein, with the translated sequence MVGVSTHLPTADAQDPESNARTARLREALLAAAFTADGLLELLGAPAYAALARSETVPALRATRGDSPLETLVRLFLLQRPVELRQAQTALPVADCLTDGWLVQDGDELRASVDVRPYGGPEGQDWWIVSDLGCAVGGAGGIRGVGEADRAQLVLGVGGASTTLAGLTVRRPVAKALDLGTGSGIQALHAAQHATRVTATDLNPRALRVAALTLALSGAEAADLREGSLFEPVGDETYDLIVSNPPFVISPGARLTYRDGGMGGDDLCRTLVQQSAAHLNDGGYCQLLANWQHVAGEEWHDRLRSWVPRGCDAWIVQREVQDITQYAELWLRDAGDHRAGEEAYTARYDAWLDEFEARKTKAIGFGWITLRKSGSDTPSITVEEWPHPVEQPLGESVVRHFDRQDYLRATDDAALLAGHFRLADEVVQEQVGLPGAEDPEHVVLRQHRGMRRATKVDTVGAGFAGVCDGSLPAGRILDAIAQLVGEDPVLLRDRTPASIRMLVEQGFLEPVAADG
- a CDS encoding sodium-translocating pyrophosphatase, which encodes MAGPYTPQLLDTPTFLAGPSLTAGNRVIVLVIAAVALAALAVAAVLVRQVLAAGEGTDSMKKIAAAVQEGANAYLARQLRTLGVFAVVVFFLLMLLPADDWTQRAGRSAFFLIGAGFSAATGYIGMWLAVRSNVRVAAAAREATPQEGDTRERDLTAVSHKAMKIAFRTGGVVGMFTVGLGLLGASCVVLVYAVDAPKVLEGFGLGAALIAMFMRVGGGIFTKAADVGADLVGKVEQGIPEDDPRNAATIADNVGDNVGDCAGMAADLFESYAVTLVAALILGMAAFGDAGLAFPLLVPAIGVLTAMIGIFVVAPRRSDRSGMTAINRGFFISAGISLVLVAVAVFAYLPSSYQGLKGVTDVEILSTSGDPRMLALVAVAIGIVLAALIQQLTGYFTETNRRPVRDIGKTSLTGPATVVLSGISIGLESAVYSAVLIGLAVYGAFLLGGASIMLALFAVALAGTGLLTTVGVIVAMDTFGPVSDNAQGIAEMSGDVTGDGAQVLTDLDAVGNTTKAITKGIAIATAVLAAAALFGSYRDAIATAVREVGNAASGMGLSLDISQPNNLVGLILGASVVFLFSGLAINAVSRSAGAVVFEVRRQFREHPGIMDYSEKPEYGRVVDICTKDALRELATPGLLAVLTPIAVGFSLGVGALGSFLAGAIGTGTLMAVFLANSGGAWDNAKKLVEDGHHGGKGSEAHAATVIGDTVGDPFKDTAGPAINPLLKVMNLVALLIAPAVVKFSYGQDKSTGVRLVVSVLAIAVIVGAVYVSKRRGIAVGDEDNSEDPETIAKSAKTAVAS